In Mercenaria mercenaria strain notata chromosome 15, MADL_Memer_1, whole genome shotgun sequence, a single genomic region encodes these proteins:
- the LOC123549784 gene encoding uncharacterized protein LOC123549784 — protein MAKLERKFADFNLFQVAAETRNKDLRPWVPDLINHFWHCCQIANGNEDVLPARWRGALHHVTNVHEWISGDDAIEPKCELEELEEKEDDKWLEAGSPAHEALTHVMLDTRFLHNLHHYADFRHTGELETFHEHILVNCAKRFAYTYPVYKARNYLAGLDYQIHKERPFLMNKNGEFRLHRCFSK, from the exons ATGGCAAAG ttagaaagaaaatttgcaGATTTCAACTTATTCCAGGTAGCAGCTGAGACCAGAAACAAAGACCTGAGGCCATGGGTGCCAGACCTGATAAATCATTTTTGGCATTGTTGTCAAATTGCTAATGGCAATGAAGATGTCTTGCCG GCAAGGTGGAGAGGTGCACTTCATCATGTGACTAATGTGCATGAATGGATTTCTGGTGATGATGCAATAGAGCCAAAATGTGAGCTCGAGGAATTGGAAGAGAAGGAAGACGACAAGTGGCTTGAAGCAGGATCTCCTGCACATGAGGCATTGACACATGTCATGCTAGACACACGGTTCCTTCACAACCTTCACCATTATGCTGACTTCAG gCACACTGGAGAACTGGAAACATTCCATGAACATATCCTTGTGAACTGTGCTAAAAGATTTGCCTACAC GTATCCAGTCTATAAAGCAAGAAACTACTTGGCAGGACTGGACTATCAGATTCACAAGGAAAGACCATTTCTGATGAATAAGAATGGCGAATTTAG ACTTCATAGATGCTTCTCTAAATGA